The following are encoded in a window of Oscillatoria salina IIICB1 genomic DNA:
- a CDS encoding bifunctional pantoate--beta-alanine ligase/(d)CMP kinase produces the protein MRGEKVRLFRTIPGMRSYLESIRQGKTIGLVPTMGALHAGHVRLIERAKEDCDLVIVSIFVNPLQFRPNEDLERYPQTLEQDRDLSDRLGVEAIFAPTTQQMYGHSLVEAGTNNLSMTTQVVPPAEMTSVLCGSSRRGHFQGVTTVVTKLFQIINPTTAYFGQKDAQQLAIIRRLVHDLNFPVKIVAVPIVREESGLAYSSRNQYLTPAQKEKAATLFASLQQAQKAFQAGEKQSAVLISIVKDKLASVEELKPEYIELVDPETLKPLDSVQDSGLLAIACGIGSTRLIDNLILRQRKPVIAIDGPAGAGKSTVARRVANALGLLYLDTGAMYRAITWLVIRSGIDIKDESAIAELIGMGLNVSFDEFSPSYQENPNRRSLKLLTSDSFEQPIRVFLDEEDITEAIRSPEVTASVSAVSMLPTVRNELVKQQQHFGKQGGIVAEGRDIGTHVFPDAELKIFLTASVQERAKRRLQELNEIGRTDISAEMLAADIQRRDRLDSTRTLAPLRQAADAIAIQTDGLTINQVTQQIITLYQKQLEK, from the coding sequence ATGAGAGGGGAAAAAGTGCGGCTGTTTAGAACAATTCCTGGAATGCGCTCTTACTTAGAAAGCATTCGTCAGGGTAAGACAATTGGTTTAGTCCCAACAATGGGAGCCTTACACGCAGGTCATGTTAGGTTGATCGAACGTGCAAAGGAGGATTGTGACTTAGTAATAGTCAGTATTTTTGTCAATCCCTTACAGTTTCGACCAAATGAGGACTTAGAGCGATATCCTCAAACTTTAGAACAAGATCGAGATTTAAGCGATCGCCTTGGGGTTGAGGCGATTTTTGCTCCGACAACTCAACAAATGTACGGGCATTCTCTAGTCGAAGCAGGTACAAATAACTTAAGCATGACTACTCAGGTAGTGCCACCAGCAGAAATGACTTCAGTTTTATGCGGTTCGTCTCGCAGGGGACATTTTCAGGGTGTCACGACAGTCGTGACGAAACTTTTTCAGATTATCAATCCGACAACTGCTTATTTTGGGCAAAAAGATGCTCAACAGTTAGCAATTATTCGACGTCTAGTTCATGACTTAAATTTCCCAGTAAAAATAGTAGCTGTGCCCATTGTGCGGGAAGAGTCAGGATTAGCATATAGTTCGCGAAATCAGTATCTTACACCCGCACAAAAAGAAAAGGCAGCAACCTTGTTTGCTAGTTTGCAGCAAGCTCAAAAAGCATTTCAGGCTGGAGAAAAACAAAGTGCTGTTTTAATCTCGATTGTCAAAGATAAACTAGCCTCAGTTGAGGAATTAAAGCCAGAATATATAGAATTGGTCGATCCCGAAACGTTAAAACCTTTAGATTCTGTTCAAGATAGTGGATTATTAGCGATCGCCTGTGGGATTGGTTCAACTCGTTTGATTGATAATCTAATTTTGCGCCAGCGCAAACCCGTTATCGCCATTGACGGTCCGGCTGGTGCGGGAAAATCTACTGTTGCTCGTCGAGTTGCTAATGCCTTGGGATTACTTTATCTCGATACTGGCGCAATGTATCGAGCAATTACTTGGTTAGTAATTAGATCGGGGATCGACATTAAAGACGAAAGTGCGATCGCCGAATTAATCGGTATGGGATTAAACGTTTCCTTTGACGAGTTTTCCCCTAGTTACCAAGAAAACCCAAATCGGCGATCGTTAAAATTACTTACCTCAGATAGTTTCGAGCAACCAATTCGCGTTTTTCTCGATGAAGAAGACATAACTGAAGCCATTCGTAGCCCAGAAGTTACTGCTAGCGTTTCCGCAGTTTCGATGTTACCAACCGTGAGAAACGAATTAGTTAAACAACAACAACACTTTGGCAAACAAGGAGGTATTGTTGCTGAAGGCAGAGATATTGGTACGCACGTTTTCCCCGATGCCGAATTGAAAATTTTTCTGACAGCCTCCGTACAAGAGCGAGCAAAGCGCCGCTTGCAAGAATTGAACGAGATTGGTAGGACAGATATCAGTGCGGAAATGTTAGCAGCAGATATTCAAAGACGCGATCGCCTCGATAGCACTCGTACTCTAGCACCTTTACGCCAAGCAGCAGATGCGATCGCAATTCAAACTGATGGTTTAACTATTAATCAAGTAACCCAGCAAATCATCACTCTTTATCAAAAGCAACTTGAGAAGTGA
- a CDS encoding polysaccharide deacetylase family protein — MVQRNSLIWQRRTLIATAAAASSFFAGLFVPLGAGFELTSSFDFLLNFDTNSLELSSLDDRVLVAQSEEIFARLFPFLETLEKEEKAALLKLSVPTSFQGKTINSIPLNNQQKLIALTFDDGPWPDSTNNILYILKQYNIKATFFLLGQNVQNFPALAQQIANHGHALGNHTWNHPYHYHDEAAAAQQIDNTAALIYKTTGIHTYLFRPPGGFLNNGLSAYANKKNHATVMWSADSKDYQASPSLLARNVLDQASPGGIILLHDGGGPRDNTVIALPHIITQLQKQGYQFVTVPQLMELKEQELGVPH; from the coding sequence TTGGTACAGCGTAATTCATTAATTTGGCAACGTAGAACCCTAATTGCCACTGCTGCGGCAGCTAGTAGTTTTTTTGCTGGGCTATTTGTCCCTTTGGGTGCTGGTTTTGAACTAACAAGTTCTTTTGATTTTTTGTTGAATTTTGATACTAATTCACTTGAATTATCATCGCTCGACGATCGCGTTTTGGTAGCACAGTCGGAAGAAATATTTGCCAGGCTTTTTCCTTTCTTAGAAACTTTAGAAAAAGAGGAAAAAGCTGCTTTACTTAAATTATCAGTACCAACTTCTTTTCAGGGAAAAACTATTAACAGCATACCTCTCAACAATCAACAAAAATTAATTGCTTTAACTTTTGATGATGGTCCTTGGCCTGATAGTACAAATAATATTCTCTATATCCTCAAACAATACAATATCAAAGCAACATTTTTCCTCTTGGGACAAAATGTTCAAAACTTCCCAGCCCTAGCTCAACAAATCGCTAACCACGGTCATGCTTTGGGCAACCATACCTGGAACCATCCCTACCACTACCACGACGAAGCAGCAGCCGCCCAACAAATCGATAACACGGCTGCCCTCATCTACAAAACTACAGGCATTCATACCTACCTCTTTCGCCCCCCTGGTGGCTTCCTCAACAACGGACTTTCTGCCTATGCCAACAAAAAAAACCACGCCACTGTTATGTGGTCTGCCGACTCTAAAGACTACCAAGCTTCGCCCAGCCTCCTCGCCCGTAACGTCCTCGACCAAGCTTCCCCAGGCGGCATCATCCTCCTCCACGATGGCGGCGGACCCAGAGACAATACTGTCATTGCCCTCCCCCACATCATCACTCAACTCCAAAAACAAGGCTACCAGTTCGTCACCGTCCCCCAACTCATGGAGCTCAAAGAACAAGAGCTAGGGGTTCCCCACTAA
- a CDS encoding glycosyl transferase, whose translation MKTRPVLYIAITSHGFGHVVRTASVAAKIQQLNPEILLVLVTTAPRWLLEAYIPGDFIHRPRAFDVGVIQSDSLQMDKAATLEKLKQIEQQQHSIIVGEVNFLRTNRVKLILADIPFLATELAKAAGIECWMMSNFGWDFIYRAWGGEFAEIADWISQCYQKCDRLFRLPLAESMTAFPYITDVGLTGGTPRFSEELLRSKFKLNSPQEKLILLTFGGLGLQQIPYNNLQNFPSWQFVTFDRQAPELPNLIKVTEKQYRPVDFMPFCGRIVSKPGYSTFAEALRLDVPIVSLLREDFAEAPLLLEGIQNYSYHQILTLEEFFASDWQFLHQSPSPPRQDSILDKNGTEAIALAIVNYCTDFSLI comes from the coding sequence ATGAAAACCAGACCAGTATTATACATTGCCATAACTAGCCACGGTTTCGGTCATGTTGTCCGTACAGCTTCAGTTGCAGCGAAAATTCAACAGTTAAATCCAGAAATTTTGTTAGTGTTAGTAACCACAGCCCCACGTTGGTTACTAGAAGCTTATATTCCTGGAGATTTTATCCATCGTCCTCGCGCTTTTGATGTGGGAGTAATTCAATCTGATAGCTTGCAGATGGATAAAGCAGCAACTCTAGAAAAATTAAAGCAGATCGAGCAACAACAGCATTCAATTATTGTAGGTGAGGTAAACTTTCTGCGGACAAATCGAGTCAAATTGATTTTAGCGGATATTCCTTTTTTAGCAACCGAGCTCGCCAAAGCTGCGGGAATTGAATGTTGGATGATGAGTAATTTTGGTTGGGATTTTATTTATCGCGCTTGGGGAGGAGAGTTTGCGGAGATTGCCGATTGGATTAGTCAATGTTACCAAAAATGCGATCGCCTGTTTCGTCTTCCCCTCGCGGAATCGATGACTGCTTTTCCTTATATTACCGATGTGGGTTTAACTGGAGGAACTCCTCGCTTTAGTGAAGAGCTTCTGCGTAGTAAGTTTAAGCTTAACTCGCCCCAAGAAAAATTAATTTTACTTACATTTGGGGGGCTAGGATTACAACAAATTCCTTATAATAATCTTCAGAATTTTCCCTCTTGGCAGTTTGTTACTTTCGACCGTCAAGCACCCGAATTACCAAATTTAATTAAAGTAACTGAAAAGCAATACCGACCCGTGGATTTTATGCCATTTTGCGGGCGAATTGTCTCTAAACCAGGTTATAGCACTTTTGCTGAAGCGCTGCGATTAGATGTACCCATAGTTTCCCTTCTTAGGGAAGATTTTGCCGAAGCCCCTTTATTGTTAGAGGGAATTCAAAATTACTCGTACCATCAAATTCTCACACTAGAAGAATTTTTTGCCTCTGATTGGCAATTTCTTCACCAAAGCCCTAGTCCGCCACGTCAAGACTCTATTTTAGACAAAAATGGGACAGAAGCGATCGCTTTAGCGATCGTTAATTACTGCACGGATTTTTCCTTAATTTAA
- a CDS encoding RNA-guided endonuclease InsQ/TnpB family protein, with translation MILSYTYRIYPDTQQIQLLDEWLETLRLSYNYALRELKDWIASRKCPIDRCSLESEYIICADYPFPGYHQQQNNLPKAKKEFPRLKCVPSQVLQTNIRRLHDAWDFFKERGYGFPRYKKVGQMKSMLFPQFKTNPITGWHIQLPKLGKVGINLHRPVRCGFVVKQVRIVKKAMGWFAVIALYSDIEIPDPFPHGHAIGVDVGLLSYLATSDGFVEPGRKFFKDLHSRLKVLQRRLSKKKKRCDPASSHDARERAPRQRSQNYEKARKKVEKLHNHIAFKRKDYQYKLAHKLCDMADTIFIEDIDFRIMAKGFLGKHTIDAGFGQFRSILKFVGKKRGVFVGEVDHRGTSQTCPNCRITVRKELSDRVHSCPECKYEVDRDIASAQELLNRGLETYRGTPEKHSYWLSSRSVGRDVPRQLA, from the coding sequence ATGATTCTAAGCTACACTTACCGAATTTACCCTGACACTCAACAAATCCAACTTCTCGATGAGTGGTTGGAAACACTGCGACTGTCCTACAACTATGCGTTGAGGGAGCTAAAAGATTGGATAGCTTCGAGGAAGTGTCCAATAGATAGGTGTAGTTTGGAATCAGAATATATTATTTGCGCAGACTATCCTTTTCCTGGCTACCACCAACAACAAAACAATCTACCAAAAGCCAAGAAAGAATTTCCTCGACTCAAATGCGTTCCTTCTCAAGTGTTGCAAACCAATATTCGGAGGTTACATGATGCTTGGGATTTCTTCAAGGAAAGGGGGTATGGCTTCCCTCGCTACAAGAAAGTGGGACAAATGAAGTCGATGCTATTTCCACAGTTCAAAACTAACCCGATAACAGGGTGGCACATTCAACTTCCCAAATTAGGAAAAGTAGGAATCAACTTGCATCGACCTGTTCGATGCGGGTTTGTCGTCAAGCAAGTGCGGATAGTTAAGAAAGCGATGGGGTGGTTTGCTGTAATCGCTTTGTACTCAGATATTGAAATCCCTGACCCTTTCCCTCATGGTCATGCCATTGGGGTTGATGTGGGGTTATTATCTTACCTGGCTACCAGTGATGGCTTTGTTGAACCTGGACGTAAATTCTTCAAAGATTTACACAGTCGGCTGAAAGTGCTGCAACGTAGATTGTCCAAGAAGAAGAAGCGGTGCGACCCCGCGTCGTCTCACGACGCTAGGGAACGCGCACCAAGACAGCGTTCCCAGAATTACGAAAAAGCCAGAAAAAAGGTAGAAAAGCTGCATAATCATATTGCCTTCAAAAGGAAGGACTACCAGTACAAGCTTGCCCATAAACTTTGTGATATGGCGGATACTATCTTTATTGAAGATATTGATTTTCGCATCATGGCAAAAGGTTTTTTGGGCAAACATACAATTGATGCAGGGTTTGGGCAGTTTCGTTCTATCCTTAAATTTGTTGGCAAGAAGAGGGGGGTATTTGTCGGAGAAGTAGACCATAGAGGAACTTCTCAAACTTGTCCCAATTGCCGAATTACAGTGAGGAAAGAACTCTCAGATAGGGTTCATTCTTGTCCTGAATGTAAATACGAGGTGGATAGAGATATTGCCTCAGCCCAAGAACTGCTCAATAGAGGACTAGAAACGTATCGGGGGACTCCCGAAAAGCACTCGTATTGGCTCTCAAGTCGAAGTGTCGGGCGCGATGTGCCTAGACAACTGGCGTAG
- a CDS encoding aminotransferase class V-fold PLP-dependent enzyme: MTSAYSTMLNLEQYRQQFPALAHKAYFNFGGQGTMPQAALSAIYQAYEHIQTHGPFAFKINSWLQEETAYTRATIASELGAPPETITLTENVTVGCNIALWGIIWQPGDRILLTDCEHPGVIAAVREIARRFQVQVSTCPIMATLNHGDPVAAIAEHLHANTRLVVLSHLLWNTGQVLPLAKIVELCHNHRPKPVKILVDAAQSAGSLPLKLSELKADFYAFTGHKWLCGPAGVGGLYVRPEVREELHPTFIGWRSITTQKGKPKDWKPDGSRYEVATSAYPQYLGLRAAIATHQKWGTSQERYRQICQNSEYLWQLLQEIESVNCLRTSPPEAGLVSFQLSNISQQKFVKSLEDRGFLLRTLADPDCIRACVHYFTSTEEIDQLVTAIQELLEGN, from the coding sequence ATGACTAGCGCTTACAGTACCATGCTCAATTTAGAACAATACCGACAGCAGTTTCCCGCACTTGCCCACAAAGCTTATTTTAACTTTGGCGGTCAGGGAACGATGCCTCAAGCGGCACTCTCCGCCATTTATCAAGCTTACGAACATATTCAAACTCACGGTCCTTTTGCTTTCAAGATCAATTCTTGGTTACAAGAGGAAACAGCTTATACTAGAGCAACGATCGCTTCTGAACTGGGCGCACCACCAGAAACGATAACTCTTACTGAAAATGTTACTGTTGGCTGTAATATTGCCCTTTGGGGGATAATTTGGCAACCAGGCGATCGTATTTTGCTGACTGACTGCGAACATCCTGGTGTTATTGCTGCGGTTCGAGAAATTGCCCGTCGCTTTCAGGTACAAGTCTCCACTTGTCCAATTATGGCAACTTTAAATCATGGAGATCCAGTAGCAGCGATCGCTGAACATCTCCATGCTAATACTCGCTTGGTGGTTCTTTCTCATTTACTCTGGAATACAGGTCAAGTATTGCCTTTAGCCAAAATTGTCGAACTTTGTCACAATCATCGTCCCAAACCAGTTAAAATTTTAGTTGATGCTGCCCAATCTGCGGGTTCTCTACCCTTGAAATTAAGCGAACTAAAAGCAGATTTTTACGCTTTTACCGGACATAAATGGCTTTGCGGACCAGCAGGTGTAGGTGGGCTTTATGTACGCCCAGAAGTGCGAGAAGAATTACATCCGACTTTTATTGGTTGGCGAAGTATAACTACCCAAAAAGGTAAACCCAAAGATTGGAAACCTGACGGAAGTCGATATGAAGTAGCCACCTCAGCTTATCCTCAGTATCTAGGATTGCGAGCCGCGATCGCTACTCATCAAAAGTGGGGAACGAGTCAGGAACGCTATCGACAAATTTGTCAAAATAGCGAGTATCTTTGGCAACTTTTGCAGGAAATCGAATCGGTTAACTGTTTGCGTACTTCACCACCGGAAGCGGGTTTAGTTTCGTTTCAACTATCAAATATTTCTCAGCAAAAGTTTGTTAAATCTTTAGAAGACCGAGGTTTCTTACTCCGAACTCTTGCTGACCCTGACTGCATTCGCGCTTGCGTTCATTATTTTACCAGCACCGAGGAAATTGACCAACTTGTTACTGCAATTCAAGAATTATTAGAGGGTAATTAA
- the gltB gene encoding glutamate synthase large subunit — MDNNIFNGKRHNFTTPGLLRSLDIPGPKWLVEERSACGVGFIASKDGVADYKLIEQCLSALGCLEHRGACSADRDTGDGSGIMTALPIEVFRPWFESQNLRMPAPGRLGVAMVFLPQDPVDRQEKKRLIAEIVRGENLEVLGWREVPVRPELLGSQARESQPFIEQLLVSSPDLEGDELDRRLYIARSLVGKNLSDDFYICSFSCRAIVYKGMVRAAVLGEFYLDLQNRAYVSSWAVYHRRFSTNTMPRWPLAQPMRMLGHNGEINTLLGNLNWMVARERDLEVPGWNQEDLEKLKPLVNPEHSDSFNLDCALELLVRTGMSPLEAVMVLVPEAYKNQPDLESCRSITDFYEYHAGLQEPWDGPALLVYSDGKVVGATLDRNGLRPARYCLTNDGYVFVASETGVVPIAEERIVEKGRLGPGEAIAVDLVAGEILKNWQIKSRVAARFPYGEWIHSHRRSLAPMKDFSGTITHSEALVRRQAAFGMGSEDVEMIIVPMASAGKEPTFCMGDDIPLAVLSDKPRLLYDYFKQRFAQVTNPPIDPLRESLVMDLRMFLGKRGNLLNRREKDGRTLCIESPLLFPGQLIEIEDGEFAVGKLKTKWDISRGEVGFAEAIALLAREAESLIKQGKEIIILSDAEAMGLETGYIPPLLAVGAVHHQLIRSGLRLNASIVVETGQCWSTHHYAALIGYGASAVCPYLALETVQNWWNEEKTQKLMERGKLEKISRTEALQRYRKSVEAGLLKILSKMGISLLSSYHGAQIFECIGLDLELIELAFAGTVSQVGGLSLAELANECLAFHGRAFPDSLRKLENYGLINYRPGGEYHMNSPEMAKSLHKATKSGSYDHYELYKGYLAGRVPTALRDLLDFKSDRSPIPLEEVESVEEIAKRFCTGAMSLGSLSREAHETLAIAMNRIGGKSNSGEGGEDPIRFKVLDDVDEDGFSPTLPHLKGLEDGDTASSATKQVASGRFGVTPEYLVQASQLEIKIAQGAKPGEGGQLPGKKVSPYIAMLRRSKPGVPLISPPPHHDIYSIEDLAQLIFDLHSVNPRAKVGVKLVAEIGIGTIAAGVAKANADVIQISGHDGGTGASPLSSIKSAGTPWELGLTEVHRVLLGNQLRDRVLLRVDGGLKSGWDVVMAALMGAEEYGFGSVSMIAEGCIMARICHTNNCPVGVATQQERLRERFSGTPERVVRFMYFVAEEVRHLLARLGYRTLFEIIGRSDLLVQRKDKSLSKTRGLDLGILTKNLNGFGRSFLEHEEVHSNGPMLDDKLLADREIAECIANQGKVGCEVAIVNTDRSVGARVAGELARRYGNDGFAGELNLRFTGAAGQSFGAFNLGGMNLFLSGEANDYVGKGMYGGEIAIAPPPGGSYVAAENAIVGNTCLYGATGGRLFACGRAGERFAVRNSAGVAVIEGAGDHCCEYMTGGVVVVLGSVGRNVGAGMTGGIGYFLDEDGSLPLKVNKEIVKIQRVSSSAGKKQLRELVEAHCQKTGSEKAKQVLANWEEMLNLFWQIVPPSEAETPEAKEGSTEKHSSCAFSS; from the coding sequence ATGGATAACAATATTTTCAACGGCAAGCGTCATAATTTTACTACTCCGGGTCTGTTGAGGAGTCTGGATATTCCAGGTCCAAAATGGCTCGTTGAAGAACGATCTGCTTGTGGTGTTGGTTTTATTGCTTCTAAAGATGGGGTGGCTGACTATAAGCTGATCGAGCAATGTTTGTCTGCTCTGGGTTGTTTGGAACATCGCGGGGCTTGTAGTGCCGATCGCGATACGGGGGATGGTTCGGGAATTATGACGGCTCTGCCAATTGAGGTTTTCCGTCCTTGGTTTGAGTCGCAAAATCTGAGGATGCCAGCACCGGGACGTTTGGGTGTGGCGATGGTTTTTTTGCCTCAAGATCCGGTGGATCGTCAAGAAAAGAAGAGGTTAATTGCAGAAATTGTCAGGGGTGAAAACTTGGAGGTGCTGGGCTGGCGCGAGGTTCCAGTGCGTCCGGAGTTGTTGGGTTCTCAGGCGCGGGAAAGTCAGCCTTTTATCGAGCAGTTGCTGGTGAGTTCCCCGGATTTAGAGGGTGATGAGTTAGACCGCCGTCTTTACATTGCCCGATCGCTCGTTGGCAAAAATCTGAGTGATGATTTTTATATTTGTTCTTTTTCTTGTCGGGCGATCGTTTATAAGGGGATGGTGCGTGCGGCGGTTTTGGGTGAGTTTTATCTGGATTTACAAAATCGCGCTTATGTGAGTTCTTGGGCGGTTTATCATCGTCGCTTTAGTACGAATACTATGCCTCGCTGGCCTCTGGCTCAACCGATGCGGATGTTGGGTCACAATGGGGAAATTAATACTCTGTTGGGTAATCTGAACTGGATGGTGGCGAGGGAGCGCGATCTGGAGGTTCCTGGTTGGAATCAAGAGGATTTAGAAAAGTTAAAACCGTTGGTAAACCCCGAACATAGTGATTCTTTTAATTTGGATTGTGCTCTGGAGTTGTTGGTTCGCACGGGAATGAGTCCCCTAGAGGCGGTGATGGTTTTGGTTCCGGAAGCTTACAAAAACCAGCCGGATTTGGAGTCTTGTCGGTCAATTACTGATTTCTATGAATATCATGCTGGTTTGCAAGAGCCTTGGGATGGTCCGGCTTTACTGGTTTATTCTGATGGGAAGGTTGTGGGCGCAACTCTCGATCGCAATGGGCTGCGTCCGGCGCGTTATTGTCTTACTAATGATGGTTACGTTTTTGTTGCTTCGGAAACAGGGGTTGTCCCGATTGCTGAGGAACGGATTGTTGAAAAGGGTCGCTTGGGTCCGGGTGAAGCGATCGCTGTAGATTTGGTTGCGGGTGAAATTCTCAAAAATTGGCAGATTAAAAGCCGAGTCGCAGCCCGTTTTCCTTATGGTGAGTGGATTCACTCTCATCGCAGGTCATTAGCCCCAATGAAAGATTTTTCGGGAACGATAACTCATTCGGAAGCTCTTGTACGGCGGCAGGCGGCTTTTGGGATGGGGTCGGAAGATGTGGAGATGATTATTGTCCCGATGGCGAGTGCGGGTAAGGAACCGACTTTCTGTATGGGGGATGATATTCCTTTGGCTGTGCTTTCGGATAAACCCCGTTTGTTGTATGACTACTTTAAACAGCGTTTTGCTCAGGTGACGAATCCGCCGATTGACCCATTGCGGGAAAGTTTGGTGATGGATTTGCGGATGTTTTTGGGGAAAAGGGGTAATTTACTCAATCGTCGAGAAAAGGATGGGCGTACGCTGTGTATCGAAAGTCCTCTGCTTTTTCCGGGACAGCTTATAGAGATTGAGGATGGTGAGTTTGCGGTTGGTAAACTCAAAACAAAATGGGATATTTCGAGGGGGGAGGTTGGTTTTGCTGAGGCGATCGCACTTCTCGCTCGCGAGGCGGAGTCGTTAATTAAGCAGGGTAAGGAAATTATTATCCTCAGCGATGCTGAGGCGATGGGACTTGAAACTGGTTATATCCCGCCATTATTGGCGGTCGGTGCGGTTCACCATCAATTAATTCGCTCTGGTTTGCGGCTGAATGCTTCTATTGTTGTGGAAACGGGACAATGTTGGAGTACTCACCACTATGCGGCTCTAATCGGTTATGGGGCGAGTGCTGTGTGTCCTTATCTTGCTCTGGAAACGGTGCAAAATTGGTGGAATGAAGAAAAAACCCAAAAGCTAATGGAGCGCGGCAAACTGGAAAAAATTAGTCGCACGGAGGCGCTGCAACGCTATCGTAAGTCGGTGGAAGCTGGTTTGCTGAAGATTCTCTCGAAGATGGGGATTTCGTTGTTGAGTTCGTACCACGGGGCGCAAATTTTTGAGTGTATTGGTTTGGATTTGGAGTTGATTGAGTTGGCGTTTGCGGGGACGGTTTCTCAGGTGGGGGGTTTGTCTTTGGCGGAGTTGGCGAATGAGTGTTTGGCTTTCCACGGACGGGCGTTTCCCGATTCCCTAAGAAAGTTGGAGAATTATGGTTTGATTAATTATCGTCCTGGTGGGGAGTATCATATGAATTCGCCGGAGATGGCGAAGAGTTTGCATAAGGCGACGAAGTCAGGGAGTTACGACCATTATGAGCTTTATAAAGGGTATTTAGCAGGACGAGTACCGACGGCGTTGCGGGATTTATTGGATTTCAAGAGCGATCGCTCTCCTATCCCTTTGGAAGAGGTGGAGTCTGTGGAGGAGATTGCGAAGCGTTTTTGTACGGGGGCGATGTCGCTGGGTTCGTTGTCGCGGGAGGCGCATGAGACTTTGGCGATCGCGATGAATCGTATTGGTGGGAAGTCTAATTCTGGTGAGGGTGGCGAGGACCCGATTCGGTTTAAAGTGCTGGATGATGTGGATGAGGATGGTTTTTCGCCGACGTTACCGCATCTGAAGGGGTTAGAAGATGGCGATACGGCTTCTTCGGCGACGAAACAGGTGGCGAGTGGTCGTTTTGGGGTTACGCCGGAGTATTTGGTCCAGGCTTCGCAGTTGGAGATTAAGATTGCTCAGGGGGCGAAGCCTGGGGAAGGGGGACAGTTGCCTGGGAAGAAGGTGAGTCCTTATATTGCGATGTTAAGGCGATCGAAGCCGGGGGTGCCTTTGATTAGTCCGCCACCGCATCATGATATTTATTCGATTGAGGATTTGGCGCAGTTGATTTTTGATTTGCACAGTGTCAATCCCCGGGCGAAAGTAGGGGTGAAGTTGGTGGCGGAAATTGGGATTGGGACGATCGCTGCGGGGGTGGCGAAGGCGAATGCGGATGTGATTCAAATTTCGGGGCATGATGGGGGAACGGGTGCTTCTCCGCTTTCTTCGATAAAAAGCGCGGGTACGCCTTGGGAGTTGGGTTTAACTGAGGTGCATCGGGTGTTGTTGGGGAATCAGTTACGCGATCGCGTTTTACTCAGGGTTGATGGTGGTTTGAAGTCGGGCTGGGATGTGGTGATGGCGGCGTTGATGGGGGCTGAGGAGTATGGCTTCGGTTCGGTGTCGATGATTGCTGAGGGGTGTATTATGGCGCGGATTTGCCACACGAATAATTGTCCGGTGGGGGTGGCGACGCAGCAGGAGCGGTTGCGGGAGCGTTTTTCGGGGACTCCAGAGCGAGTTGTTCGGTTTATGTATTTTGTGGCTGAGGAGGTGCGTCATTTGTTGGCGAGGCTGGGTTATCGGACGCTCTTTGAGATTATCGGACGGAGCGATTTGTTGGTGCAGCGAAAGGATAAGTCGTTAAGCAAAACAAGGGGGCTGGATTTAGGAATTTTAACGAAGAATCTGAATGGGTTTGGGCGATCGTTTTTGGAACATGAGGAGGTTCACAGTAATGGGCCTATGTTAGACGATAAGCTTTTGGCCGATCGAGAGATTGCGGAATGTATTGCTAATCAAGGAAAGGTGGGATGCGAGGTGGCGATTGTGAATACGGATCGCTCTGTGGGTGCGAGGGTAGCTGGGGAGTTGGCTCGGCGTTATGGTAATGATGGTTTTGCTGGTGAGTTGAATTTGCGCTTTACGGGGGCAGCTGGACAGAGTTTTGGTGCGTTTAATTTGGGGGGAATGAATTTGTTTTTGAGTGGGGAGGCGAATGATTATGTGGGTAAGGGAATGTATGGAGGCGAGATAGCGATCGCTCCACCACCGGGGGGGAGTTATGTGGCGGCGGAGAATGCGATTGTTGGCAATACTTGTTTGTACGGTGCGACTGGGGGCAGGTTGTTTGCTTGTGGACGTGCTGGGGAACGGTTTGCGGTGCGGAATTCGGCTGGTGTGGCTGTGATTGAGGGGGCTGGCGACCACTGCTGTGAGTATATGACTGGTGGTGTGGTTGTGGTGCTTGGTAGTGTGGGCAGAAATGTCGGTGCGGGTATGACTGGAGGAATTGGCTATTTCTTGGATGAGGATGGTAGTTTGCCACTGAAGGTGAATAAAGAGATTGTCAAGATTCAGCGTGTATCAAGTTCCGCAGGCAAAAAACAACTGCGGGAATTAGTGGAAGCTCACTGCCAGAAAACGGGAAGCGAAAAGGCTAAACAAGTGCTGGCTAATTGGGAGGAGATGCTAAATTTGTTTTGGCAAATAGTTCCTCCCTCAGAGGCTGAGACTCCCGAGGCGAAAGAAGGTTCGACAGAAAAGCACTCAAGTTGCGCATTTTCCAGTTAG